A genomic window from Silene latifolia isolate original U9 population chromosome Y, ASM4854445v1, whole genome shotgun sequence includes:
- the LOC141633573 gene encoding uncharacterized protein LOC141633573, translated as MFSDRKYVIDYAFNQSDAFNELERLVQFSEFYFITREDIATLNPREQIMTSVIDGWCLLLNHIMKPSDISRSFFGLSHTCLARYIWDAQKLGKMLNKDEDIYGGWDAWAETCRAPFQLDTDMIFLPVLSGDGDHYSCVCINFLTEQIDYLDNRKYDDPIETLPYGGISRISANIMGKYLVSKGLSKGAKVSGFKIINIEFSWQGQGYSRNDCGVFMMLHMMFYRGSPFQCDLGKEDAMSLYRAEIAATLVLCDINSIREDILTRVGFFKTTAGHPLTRKLNAVKRKTDGDIGPESTKRARVTEFEEPVMEVTPVAMRIPSGKALSSVKSHPRGKGDGLGCSLDCGRGGLNTNVVSKLLRGNQALIKDIKNRRKHVADYCLLDDHTYDEREQMVWYTVTQRRRKDIMSLMPKTLCR; from the exons ATGTTCAGTGACAGGAAATATGTGATTGACTATGCGTTCAATCAGTCGGACGCGTTTAACGAGTT GGAACGATTGGTCCAATTCAGCGAGTTTTATTTCATTACCCGGGAAGATATTGCAACTTTGAACCCTCGGGAGCAAATCATGACCagtgttattgatggttggtgcttgcTACTCAACCACATCATGAAACCTTCGGACATATCCCGTTCTTTCTTTGGACTAAGTCACACT TGCCTCGCAAGGTATATTTGGGACGCTCAAAAGCTTGGGAAAATGTTGAACAAAGACGAAGACATTTATGGTGGCTGGGATGCCTGGGCTGAAACCTGTCGTGCACCATTCCAGCTTGATACGGACATG ATCTTTCTCCCCGTTTTATCTGGCGACGGTGATCATTACAGCTGCGTGTGCATCAACTTTCTCACCGAGCAGATTGACTACCTCGACAACCGCAAGTACGATGACCCAATAGAAACGCTCCCTTACGGAGGGATATCGCGTATTTCC GCAAATATAATGGGGAAGTATTTGGTGTCTAAAGGGCTGTCTAAAGGGGCAAAGGTCAGCGGGTTCAAGATTATCAACATTGAGTTCAGctggcaaggtcaagggtattcgaGAAATGACTGTGGTGTTTTCATGATGCTACATATGATGTTCTACCGCGGAAGCCCTTTTCAATGTGACCTCGGGAAAGAGGATGCTATGAGTTTGTACCGTGCTGAGATTGCTGCAACACTCGTCCTCTGTGACATTAACAGTATCAGAGAAGATATCCTGACGAGGGTTGGTTTTTTCAAAACGACTGCTGGACATCCGTTGACAAGAAAGTTGAATGCTGTTAAGAGGAAAACAGATGGTGACATAGGGCCGGAGTCCACAAAACGTGCTCGCGTAACTGAATTTGAAGAGCCCGTTATGGAGGTGACGCCTGTTGCCATGCGCATTCCATCTGGTAAAGCGCTATCCTCTGTTAAGAGCCATCCCCGTGGAAAGGGGGACGGGTTGGGCTGCTCTCTCGACTGTGGTAGAGGTGGTCTCAACACAAATGTGGTGTCGAAGCTGCTCCGGGGCAATCAAGCGTTAATCAAGGATATTAAAAACAGGAGGAAGCATGTTgccgactattgcttgttagatgacCACACTTATGATGAACG TGAACAGATGGTCTGGTACACCGTCACACAACGCCGGAGAAAAGACATTATGTCCTTGATGCCGAAAACCTTATGTCGTTAA